Proteins from a genomic interval of Acetobacterium woodii DSM 1030:
- the holA gene encoding DNA polymerase III subunit delta, whose protein sequence is MNYKELNQCLKKNEISPVYLFTGPEQYIGHIMEKTLIDTEIAKGLEPLNLTIYSDKNIDVSEFLATCETLPMMSRKRIVIVREEAQLDKISDKKVLDRINAYLEKPCLSTLLIIYWEQPDKRKKMYKNLIKTGSLVVFEKLDMSDLQTWIIRRMKNAQKQMNRAALELFIQRSMYLMNEKKTMEMVDNELNSLIDYAGDRNEITKEDVLLILPQSVEEGIFKLIDYAISGKKDQALLMLNQFYMEGESPFGIFSLLLRQIRMLLMVKIYTSRGLAAKAVATEMKLAPFIVNKVLKNGKHYPIDNLWEIMIIGADLDAQMKLGEIDQNFALELFLMKIA, encoded by the coding sequence GTGAATTATAAAGAACTTAATCAATGTCTAAAAAAAAATGAAATCAGTCCGGTATATTTATTTACCGGTCCAGAACAATATATTGGTCATATCATGGAAAAGACACTTATTGATACGGAAATTGCCAAAGGACTGGAACCGCTTAATTTAACGATCTACAGTGATAAGAATATCGATGTATCAGAGTTTCTGGCGACTTGCGAAACATTGCCGATGATGAGTCGAAAGCGCATTGTTATTGTCCGGGAAGAAGCACAACTCGACAAAATTAGCGATAAAAAAGTTTTGGATCGAATTAATGCATATCTGGAGAAACCCTGCCTTTCAACGTTGCTTATTATCTACTGGGAACAGCCTGATAAACGCAAAAAAATGTATAAGAATTTGATTAAAACGGGAAGTTTAGTTGTTTTTGAAAAATTGGATATGAGTGATTTACAGACTTGGATTATACGCCGGATGAAAAATGCCCAAAAGCAGATGAATCGCGCCGCACTGGAGCTTTTTATTCAGCGTTCAATGTATTTAATGAATGAAAAAAAAACGATGGAGATGGTTGACAATGAACTTAACAGTCTGATCGATTATGCCGGCGACCGGAACGAAATAACCAAAGAAGATGTTTTGTTGATCTTACCCCAATCTGTCGAGGAGGGGATTTTTAAACTGATTGATTATGCTATCAGCGGAAAAAAAGACCAGGCATTGTTAATGCTTAATCAATTTTATATGGAAGGAGAGTCGCCTTTTGGGATCTTCAGTTTGCTTTTGCGACAAATCAGAATGCTTTTGATGGTGAAAATATACACCAGCAGAGGTTTAGCGGCCAAAGCAGTTGCTACTGAAATGAAGTTGGCACCATTTATTGTTAACAAGGTTTTGAAAAATGGAAAACATTATCCGATTGATAACTTGTGGGAAATTATGATTATTGGTGCCGATCTTGATGCGCAGATGAAATTGGGGGAAATTGATCAGAATTT